The genome window TTTGTGTAGACGAAATTTGCGGACCGCCTGGCTCAATCGTCATATCAAGTCCTTCTTCTTTATAGAAATCCTGTTTTAAGGCGGCATAGTTCCCACCATGCTCCGGCTGAGCAAACCAATTTGTAACTAATTTAGCTTTCATTAATTCTCCATCCTTAGAGCTTCCGCCTGATTCCTTCGCATCTCCACAGGCCGTAAGCAGCAACATAGACATGGCAGTGATGAACACACCAATTTTTTTGGATGATTTTATTTTCCTCATTCACTAATTTCCCCCTTTACGATTATCTAGTAAAAAATCACATACCTATTAATTGTCTCGTTTCATTTCTGATTCATGCCAGGATCCTAAAACCCATTTTGACAATAGATTGACCAACAGGAAAAAGGCAATCCCTAAAATACTCGCAGAAATTCCACAGGCAAATAAGTAGGCTGTTTCCATGCGACTAGAGGCAACGGTAATCGCATAGCCTAACCCACCGTCTCCACCGCCAATACCCGCAATATACTCTCCGACAATTGCACCAACCACAGCAAGGGTACAGGAGATTTTCAGCCCAGCCATAATATAAGGGAGGGCAAAAGGAATGCGGACCTTCCACATAATTTTCCATTTAGACGCTTGGTACAAGGTTAGTAGATTAATCATTCCTCGATCTGTTGCATTTAAACCCACTAAGGTATTAGACAGCATTGGAAAAAATCCAATCGTAAAGGCAATAATGACAATCGCATTTGTTCCAGATCCGAACCAGATAACAATAATCGGGGCAATCGCGACAATCGGAATCGTCTGGAGAAGAATGGCGTAAGGGTACAAGCTTCTTTCCAGCATTTTCGAACTAGCCATTAATATTGCTGCAATGACTCCCCCAATCACACTAAAAATAAATCCAATGATAGAAGCAGTAATCGTTTTAGTCACTGCATTTCGCAAGTTCTCCCAGTTCTCTAGTGAAGCTTGAAGAATATCTGTTGGTTTCGGCAATAGATAGGGTGGTATTTGAAATAGCACGGTACCGTATTGCCAAAGGAGCATAAACAATACAAATACAATCAAAGGGGGAATCCAAACGCTAAACGCTTTCGTCCATTTTTTATCCGTTTTTATTCCTATTATCTGCACTTCGGTAACCTTTTGTGATGCTTGTTCCATAATATCCCTCCTTTTAAATAATCTCTGATTCTTGTTTCACCGGAATCTTACCTGGATTTAGTAAATCGAAAGGATCATTTTCTCGTTTCTTCATTAAGATCTTTTCCATTTTCAGATTATAACCGCCAAATCCAAGTAAGTACGTATGTGGATCATTAATTTCCACTTCTATCGTTCGGCAGAAATCAATAATTTCATATAATCTTTCTTTTGACTGATAGAGTATGACTGGTAAGGAGGCAGGAGTAATTTTTCCTTTTATCTTGATATACTCAAAGTGAAATTGAATCTCCTCTCCAAATTCCGCCCTCAATGTATCCATCTGTTCAAAAATACGATCCACTTTAAATCTGGCTTGAAGGTATGTCATATTCTCACCATGCTTATGAGCCCAAAGTGTTGCATGATTCCATGTAAAATCAGATACCTTTAAACCTTTATGATAGTTGTTAGCAGGTATCATTAAATCCGTGCTTCCTTTATATTTATCTACTAAGCTTTGTAACGCATCCAAACAGGACTCCTCTATTTCTAGCATCGTAATAGATTTCCCCTCATGAAGAACATCTTTTAGCGAATGAAAGTGAGAAGGAATCGGCCATTCACACACAGATACGAGACGTTTTATTATCTCTTCCTTATGGGCTAACTCATCCCCAAATTTCACCGCCTCTTTAAAGGTCGGGAAGGAAATGATGTGCTGGGTCCACTCTTGCTTCTCCTCCACTGGTAAAATAGCTTCTAACACAATCCCGGTTGTCCCGTAATTATGTATATAGTCCTCTATTTCCTCTCCTACTACCTCAAAGATTCTCGGCTCGCCTTCAAAAGTCATCACCGTCACACCTAGAATATTACCATCCCATAAGTTCCCCCACCGAATGGAACCAATTCCACCTGAACCTCCGCATAAGAAACCGCCTACTGTCGCAGTCATAAAAGTGCTTGGATAAATCCTTAGTTCTTTTCCTTGTTTTCGTAAGTTTTTTTCTAATGCGCCAAGACGCATTCCCGCCTGTACTTTGACAGTATCGTCTTTTAATTCTAGTAATTTATCCATTTTCGTTAAATCGAGCACAATCCCGCCTTTTAAGGGAATGGCCTGCCCATAGTTACCTGTTCCAGCTCCTCTAATCGTTACAGGTACTTTATTTTCGACTGCAAAAGTTACCAACCCTCGTATCTCTTCTATCGATGTCGGTTTTACTACACAATCAGCTACTTTATCCTTTAATTCTTCGAATAGTACGGGCGAATACCAGTAATAATCCTTAGACAATCGTTCTCTTAAGTTATCACTTACAATGACCTTCTCTTCTCCCACTAACTCTATTAATTTATCTAACCACATAAAAATCACCACCTATTAAAATTGTAAATAATGAGAAACCTTTGCTGCTATATCACTAAAATGATGGGAAGTTCTTAATTCAGCATTTCTCGGAAAGGGTAAGTCCACTTCGACTGTATTTTCAATTTTTCCTGGACTAGGGGTCATTACGGCAATTTTCGTTGATAAATACACAGCCTCAAATACATTATGGGTAATGAATAGAACGGTCATTTTTTCCTTTCCCCATATTTTTAACAACTCTGTTTGCAAGTTTTGTCTCGTAATTTCATCTAAAGCGCCAAAGGGTTCATCCATTAATAGTAATTTCGGTTTCGCCACAAGCGCCCTGGCAATTGATACCCTCATTTTCATGCCGCCAGATAATTCCCTTGGCAAAGCTTTGCGGAAATCCTTTAATCCTACTAATTCCAATACTTTTTCTGCCATTTCCTCTTTTCGCTTTTTTGGAATCTGTTGGAATTCGAGTGGAAGTAAAATATTATCCATTACATTTCTCCAAGGCAATAAAGTAGCATCTTGAAAAACGAAGGATACATCTGTGCTCTGCTTTTGAGCTTGATGAGGGCTCTTCCCTAGAATCGTCAGTTCTCCATCTGTATGCTCAATCAATCCTGAAATCATTTTAAAGATCGTTGATTTTCCACAGCCCGATGGACCTACAAAGGATACAAACTCTCCTTGTTCAATATCGAGACTGACATTTTGAACGGCTGTTTTCCCATTTGGATAAACCTTATTAACATTTTGGAGATGAACAATCGTTTCATTTAAAGGATGCAGTTTTTTTCCTTCCATCACATTGGTATTTTGCATACAGAACCTCCTCCTGAGTTTTCGAATTATATTGTGCTTTTGACTGTACGAAGATCGAAACGAATCATTTCCTTAATAGCACCGGCAAAGCTTTCACTAACTAATTGAAGAATCTGTTCCCCTTTTTCAATGGTCGCACTAGCAGCATCTCCCGCAATTCCTGTTTCCGATATATCCTTCATCACCCACGCAAAGTAACTGTTTCCTTTCAAATATAAATGCTGTGTATCTTCAGGTAAGTGGACAAACTCTGTTGGACTAAGTTCCATGTCCACCCATGCTTCTTTTAACGCTAACACCATGGACGTCTCGACCTCGCCTCCATGAATCCCATACTTTTGTTCCTTATCAGAAATAAGGGAATGTATGACCGAATAATCAGGGTTTAGTCGAAAGACATTCATCCCTGTTTCAATCCGTACTTCTCTTGCCATCATATTTAGAAGATCATGATTCCCTCCATGCGTATTGAACAGAAGTAATTTTTTAAATCCGCTTTCTCGTATACTTTTCGCAATATCACGAATGACAGCCTGTAAAGTATCTGCCGATAATGTTATCGTTCCTGACATCCCTAAATGCTCTGTACTCTTTCCATATGGTAAGGAAGGTAAAACCCAAACATCCTCATCTGGGATTAAATTTAATGCCTCCACTAATAGTCCTTCGCCTATTAATGTATCTGTATAAACAGGCAAATGTGGTCCATGCTGTTCTACTGCACCGATCGGCAAAATAACAAGTGCATTTTCCTTATCTAATTCCTTGATTTCTTTGGATGTCAATCTAGGTAAAAACCTTTTTTCAAATGCATGACCGCTATATCTTCTATGTAACATTTTTTCCCATCTCCTTTAAGAAAACTACAATTTCCCCTTACACTTATCCAAAAATTAACTTTTTATGCCACACCATCACAGCTGATGTTATATTTACTAACATAAACATAATATTTATATTAGTGGTTACTTTGCAAATAAACATTAGCAGTTTTGTGGATATTTTCATAATATTTTGTATACTTTGAACAAATTTGAATATTGGGATAATTTATAGATGAAGGAGGTGCTTTTCATTCGATATCTTCCTTCTGTTTTAGAAATTTATCATCAGTTGGCGCAAAAGGTAAAGTTGCGAGGATAGAGGACTAGGAAAAAATAGCAATAAGCAATAATAGAAGAATTAAAAAAGGAAGCAGGGGAACTATCCCCTGCTCCTTAAGAGATGTTAATTATTTTGTCATTGTCTGTTCGTTCAGGTACGCGTTCGACTTTTCCTACTAAGAATATATAAGATAAGGCGCCTACTAATGCGATGCAGGCAATGAATGTAAGGGCTGGCGCAAAGCTACCTCCTTTTACTAAGAAGCCAATGACTATTGGAATAATAATGGAGGCTGTTCCCCCAATAAAATTAAAGACGCCGCCGGCAATGCCGATTAGTCGTTTTGGTGCTAATAGAGAAACGAATACCCATGTGATCGAGGCGAAACCGTTACCAAAAAAGGCAATAGACATGAACAATACAATTAAGGTTGGACTATCCACGTAATTGGCTCCGATAATGGAGGTAGATAAGATTAAACCTGCGATTATTGGTGTTTTTCTCGCTTTATTACTAGACACTCCTTTTTTCACAAGGAAGTCGGAAAGGAAACCTGCGGAAAGGACCCCGATGAATGCGGCAATAAAGGGCAAGGATGCTAAAAATCCAGTCTTAATAAAGGATAAGCCACGATACTCGACTAAATAGGTAGGGAACCAAGTTAAGAAAAACCATAGGGTAGAGCTAACTGCAAATTGACCAATATAAATTCCCCAAAGCTTTCTGCTTGTTAAGACGGTTGCTAAATCTTTCTTTCCGATTTTCGGTTTGTCCGCTTTATCAGCAGCTGCATCAACAAAGCCGTCTCCAGCTTGAATGTAATCAAGTTCGGCCTTGTTCACTTTTTTACTTTTGCTTGGATCGCGATAAAGAATGAACCAAAGAACGGCCCACACAAGTCCAATAATACCAGTAACAATAAACAGGCCTCTCCATCCAAACGTTTGTTGGAAGAAAATAAGGGTTGGTGTTAGGAATGCTAGTCCAATAAATTGACCTGACGTGTAAATGGAAATTGCTCTTGCACGTTCATTTTCCGGAAACCAGCTAGCTGCAACCTTACTATTTGTCGGGAATGCTGGTGCCTCAAACACTCCTAAACCTACTCGTAATATAAACAATCCTAAGAAACCGCTTGCAAATCCTTGGAGTAAAGTCATAAGGGAGAATCCTGCAATCCCAATTGCATGAGTATTACGGTTCCCTAGTTTATCCAACATCCAGCCACCTGGAATTTGAAGCAAGCAATACGTCCAACCAAAAGCTGAAAAAATAAGACCCATTGTCACGGAACTTAATCCTAGCTCTTCTGTAATAAAGGGAGCTGCAATCGAAATGTTACTTCGATCCATATAGTTAATAATAACCGTTATAAATAACATAAACACAACACTATAGCGAACCTTTGTTGCTTTGTTCTTCATATCTTAGTCCTCCTATCGTCCTTTTCACTATCGATCCTTTTCTTTCTACGGCAGGGAGTTTCTCCCTGCCGTACAACCAGCATCCTTACCACTCTGCCACGCTTCCATCACGATGACGCCATACTGGATTTTGCCATTGATGACCTGTTTTCGCCATTTCACGAACAACATCCTCATCAACCTCAATTCCAAGTCCAGGTCCTTGCGGAATTTTCACATAACCATCTTCATAGGAAAAGACTGTTGGATCCTTTAAATAATCAAGTAAATCACTGCCTTGGTTATAATGAATACCTAGACTCTGTTCTTGAATGACGGCATTATGTGCTGTTGCATCTACTTGTAAACAAGCTGCTAATGCAATCGGTCCTAATGGACAGTGTGGTGCAGCTGCTACATCATAAGCTTCAGCCATACTGATAATTTTTTTGCATTCCGTGATTCCACCCGCATGGGATAAATCTGGCTGGATAATATCAACATATCCATCCCTTAATAAGGATTTGAAATCCCATCTCGAAAACATACGTTCACCTGTTGCGATAGGGATAGCCGTTAATAACGCAATTTCTCTTAATGCTTCATTATTTTCTGGTAATACTGGTTCTTCAATAAACATTGGATTAAATTCTTCTAATGCTTTAGCTAGCACTTTTGCCATTGGTTTATGCACACGCCCATGAAAGTCAATTCCAATCCCGATATTTTTGCCAACAGCTGCACGAATAGCTGCCACGTTTTCCAGTACTTTATTCACCTTTTCATAGGAATCTATGTATTGCATTTCTTCCGATGCATTCATCTTTATCGCTTGGAATCCTTTATCGACACACTCTTTTGCCGCTCTTGCTGTATCACTCGGGCGATCTCCGCCAATCCATGAATAAACCTTGATAGAATCACGGCATGCTCCGCCTAATAATTGATAGACTGGGGCATCATAGTATTTTCCTTTTATATCCCAAAGTGCTTGATCAATTCCAGCGATAGCACTCATAAGAATCGGACCGCCTCTATAAAAGCCTCCTCTATACATGACATTCCAGTGATCTTCAATTCTTAATGGATCTTTCCCAATTAGATGCGTCATTAATTCTTCTACAGCCCCTTTGACTGTAGCCGCTTTCCCTTCAATTACTGGTTCTCCCCATCCAACAATTCCTTCATCTGTTTCGATTTTCAAGAATAACCAACGTGGTTGTACGGTGAATAATTCATAGCCTGTTATTTTCATAGAAAAAACACTCCTTATAATGAATAATTTTGTGCTAACAACGTAAATTTATTTGATTTTTCAGTTAATTCTTGTAAGTATTGTTCCGTTATTTCCTTTCTTGTGTCTACTAACGAACTACCAATACCCAATCCTGCAGCCCCGGCTTCTAAGTATTCCTTCACATTTGTTAAATCCACTCCGCCAGTTGGTAACAATGGTATTTGCGGCAATGGCCCATGAATATCCTTGATAAACTTCGGACCTACAGCAGTGGCTGGAAATACTTTTATAATATCCCCTCCAGACTCGTAAGCTTCCAAAATTTCAGTTGGAGTGAAAGCAGCAGGAATGCTAACTGCACCATATCTTTTGGTCATCCGGATGGTTTCCTCTTTATAAGTCGGGGATAAAATAAATCGAGCACCAGCTAACAGAGCACTTCGCGCAGACTCTGCATCTAACACCGTACCAGCGCCTACCGCCATTCTGTCTCCAAATTCGTCGGCTGCCCTTTCAATGGCTGTTAGCGCTTTCGGCGAATTCATCGTAATTTCGACTACTCTTATTCCTCCTTCATATAAGGACTTAACAATTTTCAATGTATCCTCAGGGTCGGCCCCTCGTATGATGGCAATTAATTTATGATCGAAAATTTTCTGAAGTGTACTCATCTTATTACCGCTTCCCTTCTATTATCTATTCACTTCATCGACTAAGTCGGATTGAAAAAATTGATTTAATTCCCTTTTGCTAGGAAGTCCCTCTATATCTCCATTAGTAGAACAAACCATGGCCCCGATGGCACAGCCTCTTTTTACTGCTTCACTGATAGTTAATTTATCAAGCAGCCCAGACAGGACGCCTGCAGCAAATCCATCTCCTGCACCTACTGGATCAATTACTGTTTTTACTGGATAACTATCAATATATCCTTTGCTATCAGTAGTAGAGTAATAGGCACCCTTCTCTCCAAGTTTAATAATTACTGTTTCCACACCCATCTCGTGAAAGGATCGAATGGCTTTCTCATATTCCCTCGTGCCAAATAAAAATTCGCATTCACTTATACCTGGTAAGACAATATCAGATTTCGCCCCTATCTCCAGAATGACTTCTCTTGCTTCCTCATCATCCCAAAGTTTTTTGCGTATATTGGGATCAAAGACTATTTTTAACCCGTTGTCTTTTGCAATATTAATTGACTCAAACACAGCTTTTCTGCAAGATAGACTAAGGGCAGGAGTAATTCCAGAAAGATACAAGTATTTCGCATTTGCTATATAGTTTCTATCTAAATCAGCTGGCGCTAACCTGCTTGCAGCTGAGTCTTTGCGATAGTAATAAATATTGACAGCATCCTGATTCAAGATTTCTTTAAAGAGAATTCCTGTTGGTGCTTTTTCATCGATAACTACCTTGCTAACGTCTACTCCTTCTCCTCGAACTGTATTTAAAATCATCTCGCCAAATTCATCTCGGCCAAGCCGGCTAATCCAGCCAGCCTGATGGCCTAGTTTTGCTAAACCAATCAAGGTATTGGTCTCAGCACCGGCAATCCTTGAAGTATACTGATTTGCATAACGGATTTTACCGAGTGTGTTAGGTGTAAATAAAACCATCGTCTCACCGATGCTAATAACATCCATCTCTTCGCCTCGTTTCTTATAAAGTGAAACTTCCATCAGTTTGGGGCTACATCCCACTGAAAGTTAATTGAACATTCGGAACTTTATGAATAGTCGATTGCAACAAATCCCCCCCGAAGTCTCATAACCTTAAGGTTGAGTCTTACTGTCCGTTAAGTGTGGGATAAAATATACCCCATGCTTTCCGATATTTTCTTCGCTGTCCAAAGAACTCTTTCTACTACTTCTTCTTTTTGTTTAAGCATTCTTTCCCTTGGGCCTGCTACACTTATTGCTGCTTCCAGCTTGCGTCCTGGTCCAAATACAGGTGCCGCTACACAATACAATCCATCTTCTCCTTCTTCATCATCAATCGTATATCCAATCATCGAATACTGATAAAGCTCTTTTTCTAATTCCGCTCTGTCTGTCACCGTTTTCTCTGTAATCGGAACAAGTTCAATCTGGTCTAAAATCCGCTTTCTCTCTTCTTCTGACATATTAGCTAAAAAGGTCTTCCCCAACCCCGTGCTATACAATGGTTTACGATAGCCAGTTTGGGCAGTTGTACGGATGGAGCGATTGCTGTTTATTTTTTGGACATAAACTAATTCATTCTTAGCAAGCGTTGCCATAAATACAGTCTCTTGAACATTTTCCATTAATTTTTGCAAATATGGCTTAGCTTGGATAGATATATCCATATTTTCCATAGCAAGCGTACCAATGTGAACTAATTTTGCTCCTAATTTAAATCGCTTCAATACATCTATACTTAGATAATTCTGTTCCAAAAGCGTTGCCACGAGATTAGATGTACTACTTTGCGGGAATGAAAGTTTCTCACTAATTTCTTTAATTGATAACCCATCCGGATAATGGGCAAGTAGTTCAAAAATTCGCAGAACCCTTTCGGCAGATTTAACTGACATCCAATCCTCTCCTTCTTTTACATCACATATGTGATGTAAAATCATATATGTGATTAATTCCGATACATAATATCACCCCTTATTTGCAGTGTCAATATGTTTTGTGGAATCGCTAACAAAAAAATAATCGCTAAAATAAATCCTTTGAAAGCAATTTTAAATCTATAACACCCCACCAATAAAATAGTTTGTTTCAGAAAAAAGAAGCTTCAGAGAGTTGGATTAACTCACTAAAAGCTTCTTGCGTTATACTATTGTTCCTTGTTTTTATAAATTTACTTAAACCAAGACGTGGAACCCTTTTTTATCAATTATCCATTTTTTTATTTAAGTAATTTTCATAAATTTTTCCAAAAAAGAAAAAAGATAGATATATATAATAAAGATACAATTGACCTACAAAGAAAAAAGAACCATGAAAATGGTTCCTTTTCCTTGCCCTCACCTGCTTGGCGTGGATACCAATATCAAACCGAAAGATCAATTGATTTCCCTAGTGTGGGATGGGGGGCTTCTAGCATTTTTAGTAATTGATCATTATTCTGTTCAGCGGTATCCATTGCCTTTTTTGTTAAAGCTATGCCGACATTTTGCGATAAGCTTGCTTGCTTCATTCCTATTGATAATGCAGCAATATCCATTTTTTTCACCACCTCTTCTTGTTATCGGCTGCCAGACATAACTGTAAACAAATTTTTACCAATCTATTACTTAGAGCCTGGTAATACCTTAATTGCTTATAATAAAAATCCCCTTTTGCGGTATGTTTCTCTATCTTTATTTCTATTTATCTCCAATCTTCTTGCCATTAATTAAACGGCCGAACCGTCCCTCTGAATTTATTAAGTTGTCTTAGGCTCTAATTTCATTATTGCGCCAAAATATTGGGAGGCGGTAGTAAAGGTGATAAACGCAATAAGCTCACTGATTTCCGCTTCTGAAAGATACTCTTTCACTATATTGAATTGGGCATCTGAAATATCCCTTTTTTGCTTCAAAAAGGCTTCTGCAAACCCTACTGCAATCGACGTTTTTTCATCGAACAAGTGGGGTTCAGGTTTTCCCTTTGCCTTGCAATATTCACACCCATTGCTTTGTGCTAAGGTTCTTCTTACTTGTTCTTTTAGATAGGATGATAAATTCAAATCTTTTTCTAACACATCTCCTAATTGATTCCATCCATTTAAGACATCTAGATTATATCCTAAGAGTCTTTGAAAAGGGGTTTCACCGTTTTTTGATTCATTAATTCTTGCCATCCTTACTACCTCCTTGTAGAATTAATTTTACTGGAGATTATGAAAGGATCCCATTAAAAATGACACATTTTTTATAGATACACTTTACAATCTTAACAAATATGGAGGTTTTTTATTAAAAATGAAAATAGATTCAATTGATAAGAAAATAATCGATGAATTAAACCAAAATAGTCGATTATCGATGAGTGAACTTGGAAGAAGAATTAATTTATCTTCTCCGTCTGTAACAGAACGCGTAAGGCAAATGGAGTCATTTGGAATAATCAAAAGGTATACTTTAGAAGTGGATTACAGTAAACTTGGACTTCCTATTCAATGTATTATTGAAGCAACAGTCAAAAATGGTGATTATAATTCTTTTAAAAGGTATATTGAGGAGCAGCCAAATGTAGAGTTTTGTTACAGAATTGCTGGAAATGCCTGCTATATGCTAAAAATGCAATTCGATACATTTGCCAAAGCAGAACAATTTATTGAAGATGTAAATCCTTTTGCTCACACTGTAACGCATTTTATTTTTTCAAAGGTGGATACAAATTTAAAGATTGATTCAGACTGATTTTATTTAGATTTTGTTTAAGGAGATATGCCCCCTTAAAATGGATAAAAGTGTTTATTTTATATGGAGCGGTAAGAACGCACTTGTTATTGAGGAAATTTGTCCACTATTCCCGCACGATTAGAAAAAGGAAGGTTCCCCTCATATGGTGACCTTCCCTCTTCTTATTTATTAGTATTTCTAATCAATAGTTAAATTTCTTCCGTTAAAACATTAGCTTTAGGAAACGCTTCTAACAAAATCGCTACTACCATCTAGCTAATGTCAGCTGCACCAACTTAGAAAACGCTTAATTTTTTTATTCTGGACAATATTGATTAAACAGCCGTAATGACAACTTGCTTTTCACTTACTGTCCTTTCCTTTATCGTATCGATTTGTTTATAATCTGCACTGTTTGTAATAATAACAGGAGTAATCAGATTGTATCCTTCTTCTCTAATTTTTTCCATATCAAATTCTAATAACAAGTCACCAGCACTCACTTTATCTCCTTGTTTTACATGTGCTGTGAAGTATTTACCCTCCAGCTGGACTGTATCCATTCCAATATGAATTAAGATTTCTGCCCCATTGTCAGATGTAATTCCGATGGCATGCTTTGTTTTGAAAAGAGTCGTAACAATACCGTTTACTGGAGATACAGCCCGCCCTGCTGAAGGGATAATGCCAACGCCTTTCCCCATTGATTCGGAAGCAAAAACTTGATCAGGAATTTCTTTCAGAGAGATTAGTTCACCAGAAATCGGGCTAACTATTTCTTCATTTCTTACTCCTTTCATTAATTCTTTCCCTTCACTAACCACTTCTTTTACTTGTTTATTAATACCACCAAACAATAATGTAAGAACGAATGATAATACAAATGCAACACCAATCGCAATCATCGCACCCCAAAAGGATGAATCCACACCATTTTCCGGGTTGATCAATGTAGGAATTTTGAAAATTCCTAGTGGACCTGGAGAATATGATTTTGCATTCATGACCGCAATGATTGCCCCACCTATACCTGCGCCTATGCAACTGATAATAAACGGCTTTTTAAGTGGTAGTGTCACCCCATAAATTGCTGGTTCTGTTACACCAAAGATACCAGAAATAAAGGCTGGAACACTTAATGATTTTACCTTTTTATTTTTAGTAAGAAGCATAACAGCTAAGACGGCACCAATTTGCGCGAACGATGCTGCAAATGCCATTATCAAGAAATTATCATAGCCTAATACGGGGTAGTTATTGTAACCGATTGGAGCAAATCCCCAGTGAAGACCAAAGATAACAAATACTTGCCAAAAACCACCCATGACCAAACCTGCAATAGCTGGAACAGTTTCATAAATCCATAAAGTTCCTTGACCAAGAAGATTTGATGCCCATGTTGATACAGGTCCAATAATTAAGAATGTTAGTGGGACAATCAATAACAAGGTGAATAGTGGAACAAAAAAGCTTTTTACCACCGCTGGCATGACCTTTGCTAACCATTTTTCTACTTTTGCCGCAAAATATGTTGCTAAGATAATCGGAATAACACTAGATGTATAAGTCATTAGAACAACGGGAATTCCTAAAAATTCGATTTGAATTGGTGATTCAAATAGTGTTCCTTGAAAAACTGTCATAATTGGATCAAGCGCTTTGATATCCACAAGAGTTGGGTGTACCAAAGCTGTAGCGATAGCCATCCCTAACATAGGTGTTCCGCCAAACTTTTTCATTGCCGTATAACCTAAGAAGATTGGCAAAAATACGAAGAAACCATCGCCTATCGCATTTAATAAGGCATAGATTCCATAGGTAGACTCCACTGCCCCTGTCTGAGCATTTACTGGTACATTACTGATCCAGCCAAATGCCACGAATAATGCATTAAAACCTTTGATAATACCTGTTGCAGCTAGCAAACCTAAAACTGGGGAGAAAATATTTGAGATAATATCAATAAAGCGATTGAACAAGCTTTGTTTTTCTTGGTTTTCATCCTCTGGATCTACTGGGGCTGATGATGAAAATCCGCCTGCTGCCACAACATCTTTGTAGACATCTGGCACATGATTTCCAATTACCACTTGGTATTGTCCACCGCTTTTGATAACGGTTACAATTTCATCCATGTCTTTTAATACCTCTGTGTTTGCCTTACTTTCATCTTTCAACTTAAAACGTAAACGTGTAATACAATGGGTTACGCTCTTTACATTCTCTTTCCCGCCGACATTTTGTATTATGTCTTTTGCTAGTTGTTCATATTTCATGATGGTACACCTCCAACATGTATTATTTAGCAAAATTTTCAAATCGTGTCGAATCATGAAAAACAAAAAAACCTAA of Niallia circulans contains these proteins:
- a CDS encoding ABC transporter permease, which codes for MEQASQKVTEVQIIGIKTDKKWTKAFSVWIPPLIVFVLFMLLWQYGTVLFQIPPYLLPKPTDILQASLENWENLRNAVTKTITASIIGFIFSVIGGVIAAILMASSKMLERSLYPYAILLQTIPIVAIAPIIVIWFGSGTNAIVIIAFTIGFFPMLSNTLVGLNATDRGMINLLTLYQASKWKIMWKVRIPFALPYIMAGLKISCTLAVVGAIVGEYIAGIGGGDGGLGYAITVASSRMETAYLFACGISASILGIAFFLLVNLLSKWVLGSWHESEMKRDN
- a CDS encoding FAD-binding oxidoreductase, whose amino-acid sequence is MWLDKLIELVGEEKVIVSDNLRERLSKDYYWYSPVLFEELKDKVADCVVKPTSIEEIRGLVTFAVENKVPVTIRGAGTGNYGQAIPLKGGIVLDLTKMDKLLELKDDTVKVQAGMRLGALEKNLRKQGKELRIYPSTFMTATVGGFLCGGSGGIGSIRWGNLWDGNILGVTVMTFEGEPRIFEVVGEEIEDYIHNYGTTGIVLEAILPVEEKQEWTQHIISFPTFKEAVKFGDELAHKEEIIKRLVSVCEWPIPSHFHSLKDVLHEGKSITMLEIEESCLDALQSLVDKYKGSTDLMIPANNYHKGLKVSDFTWNHATLWAHKHGENMTYLQARFKVDRIFEQMDTLRAEFGEEIQFHFEYIKIKGKITPASLPVILYQSKERLYEIIDFCRTIEVEINDPHTYLLGFGGYNLKMEKILMKKRENDPFDLLNPGKIPVKQESEII
- a CDS encoding ABC transporter ATP-binding protein, encoding MQNTNVMEGKKLHPLNETIVHLQNVNKVYPNGKTAVQNVSLDIEQGEFVSFVGPSGCGKSTIFKMISGLIEHTDGELTILGKSPHQAQKQSTDVSFVFQDATLLPWRNVMDNILLPLEFQQIPKKRKEEMAEKVLELVGLKDFRKALPRELSGGMKMRVSIARALVAKPKLLLMDEPFGALDEITRQNLQTELLKIWGKEKMTVLFITHNVFEAVYLSTKIAVMTPSPGKIENTVEVDLPFPRNAELRTSHHFSDIAAKVSHYLQF
- a CDS encoding creatininase family protein; this translates as MLHRRYSGHAFEKRFLPRLTSKEIKELDKENALVILPIGAVEQHGPHLPVYTDTLIGEGLLVEALNLIPDEDVWVLPSLPYGKSTEHLGMSGTITLSADTLQAVIRDIAKSIRESGFKKLLLFNTHGGNHDLLNMMAREVRIETGMNVFRLNPDYSVIHSLISDKEQKYGIHGGEVETSMVLALKEAWVDMELSPTEFVHLPEDTQHLYLKGNSYFAWVMKDISETGIAGDAASATIEKGEQILQLVSESFAGAIKEMIRFDLRTVKSTI
- a CDS encoding MFS transporter; amino-acid sequence: MKNKATKVRYSVVFMLFITVIINYMDRSNISIAAPFITEELGLSSVTMGLIFSAFGWTYCLLQIPGGWMLDKLGNRNTHAIGIAGFSLMTLLQGFASGFLGLFILRVGLGVFEAPAFPTNSKVAASWFPENERARAISIYTSGQFIGLAFLTPTLIFFQQTFGWRGLFIVTGIIGLVWAVLWFILYRDPSKSKKVNKAELDYIQAGDGFVDAAADKADKPKIGKKDLATVLTSRKLWGIYIGQFAVSSTLWFFLTWFPTYLVEYRGLSFIKTGFLASLPFIAAFIGVLSAGFLSDFLVKKGVSSNKARKTPIIAGLILSTSIIGANYVDSPTLIVLFMSIAFFGNGFASITWVFVSLLAPKRLIGIAGGVFNFIGGTASIIIPIVIGFLVKGGSFAPALTFIACIALVGALSYIFLVGKVERVPERTDNDKIINIS
- the dgoD gene encoding galactonate dehydratase, which codes for MKITGYELFTVQPRWLFLKIETDEGIVGWGEPVIEGKAATVKGAVEELMTHLIGKDPLRIEDHWNVMYRGGFYRGGPILMSAIAGIDQALWDIKGKYYDAPVYQLLGGACRDSIKVYSWIGGDRPSDTARAAKECVDKGFQAIKMNASEEMQYIDSYEKVNKVLENVAAIRAAVGKNIGIGIDFHGRVHKPMAKVLAKALEEFNPMFIEEPVLPENNEALREIALLTAIPIATGERMFSRWDFKSLLRDGYVDIIQPDLSHAGGITECKKIISMAEAYDVAAAPHCPLGPIALAACLQVDATAHNAVIQEQSLGIHYNQGSDLLDYLKDPTVFSYEDGYVKIPQGPGLGIEVDEDVVREMAKTGHQWQNPVWRHRDGSVAEW